GATTATTAATATAATTGTTTATTGCAGAAGAAGTTACATTACTGACACTTCTGTAAAAATAACCTCTTGACCAGAAGTGTCTTTTTAAATATCTTAATTGAAAACCAGTAAATTTTCTAAAAATTTTATAAGCAGATATTCCTTTCAAAAGCTGAAAAGCTTTTGAAACTGACATATTAACTGGTATTGTTGTGAATAAATGCACGTGATCATTTTCAATTGCTAAGGTATGAATAATCATTTTATATTTATCAGCAATCTCATAAAAAACAGATTTTAAGAAGTCTTTTACATGCTGACTTCTTAAAGATTTATATCTATATTTTGGACAAAACTCAAAATGGTACTGATTTAATCCAATGCAATGGTTTTTATTTGTAAAGTTCCCACTATTCATATACTCAGCTCCAGCGACGATGTGTATGTACAAGCGCTTCGCGCTTGTGCGTCGCTAAGGAGTAAAAAGTATTAAAGATTAAAAATACTTTAGAAAAAGTGCAGGTTGTATCCAACTGATAAATCAGTTGGTTTTAACCTGCTAAAGATAGTTAATAAAATTGAAAAATTAAAAAACAGATTTAAAAAAAGAATTAATAGTTCACATTATAATTTTGAAGTATTAGATATTATAAATACCCCGTTACCATTAGATGATGAATCAATTTATGAAATTCACTGTCATATGCTTCAACCAAATTTATATATCCAGCAACCAGATGAACTTGAGATTAGATTCTTTCAAGAAATACATAGAGTTTTAAAAAATAATTGTAATTTTTATTTTTCATGCGATTCTTCTTTTTTCAGAAGAAACTCAGATGATGTTTCAAACGATGATTATGATTTATTAATACTCGAATTAGAAGAATTATTCAAAAAAATTAAAGTTAAATTAAATCTAGGTGCAGATAGAGAAGAGAAATTCAATTGGGAAGTTAGAAGTGAATTAGAAGAATATACACATTACACTAATAATACTAGATTTTATATAGTCTGTACAAAATAATTTTATAATTTTTATAACATAAATACTAAATTTCTTAAATACTATAAAAAAATAAAAAAAATTAAGGAGTCCAAGTAACAGATGGATTGAATTCGGGTTTCTTTCCTTCTTCTAAAATAATTTTCATTTCTGGTGTAAAAACCCCTATTTTTGTATTTAAATCTGTTGAAGCTTTCAAAAATACCTTATTTACTGTATTTGTTGCTGCTTGAACTGTTGCTCTATCCCATAAATTAAATGATGCCCCTAACATTGGATCAAAGTTTGATGTTGGAGTTGACCCATATATAGTTATATGATCATTTAATACTTCTGCTCTTAAAGATGCAACTATACCTTTTAATT
The Candidatus Micrarchaeia archaeon genome window above contains:
- the tnpA gene encoding IS200/IS605 family transposase; translated protein: MNSGNFTNKNHCIGLNQYHFEFCPKYRYKSLRSQHVKDFLKSVFYEIADKYKMIIHTLAIENDHVHLFTTIPVNMSVSKAFQLLKGISAYKIFRKFTGFQLRYLKRHFWSRGYFYRSVSNVTSSAINNYINNQDTNKLNETIENLRDEPNQLGLLNFY